A stretch of DNA from Castor canadensis chromosome 2, mCasCan1.hap1v2, whole genome shotgun sequence:
cTGCAATATTAActctttttacttaaaattactTTATGCCAATCTCTTTTTAAGCTCTACATAAAGCTtctgtttttagaaaataaatttctgcctGTGGATGAGCAGGATGACCATTTATAGAGCAGTAGTTTTTCAATGTCATTGTGTGTTACTTCATTTTTTATCTTACAGGGtctgcttttattattaattcatgAGAAGGTAGCATTGGAAAGGCCTTCAAAACCCTGATATGGGAATCCTTGgtgatcattttaattttgaatctTCCAATTGGGTATAAACTCTCTTACCAAATAGTCTTTCACATTTTATGAACAGCTTCAAAGCTAGAAaacatttttcagccagacatggtggcacacacctgtaatcccagcacttggaaggctgaggcaggaggatcataaatttgaggccagcccttggATCaaatagtgagagcctgtctaaaacaacaacagaataaaaaaagcagaaagaaaaaaaatcatttttattgcactaagcttatttttaaataacttttagggTTGGGTATAAGTGAAATTTTCTTCTTGCCagccttcaaatatttgaaaataggtaCATTCTGTGTCCAAGCTCAGCGTCCTGCATCCTCCCGTTTGTTCCTCATGAGACTCTGTCCGCATGCCCTTCGCCACCTTGTTCATCTGTGGGCACACACTCATTGAACAACTTCCTTTGGAAATGGGGCTTCCTAAACTGATCCTGTCAGTCCAGATTTGTTCTGAACATTGAGAAgaactcctcctccttccttctgcaCACTGTACATCTGCTAATGCAGTCCACATGCCCACTTGTTTCATTGTTGGCAGCTGCGCCCCAGTTTTGATTCATTCTGAATTTGAAATTTGGTACACTTGCCTTCTTTAAATGAACTTTGAGGTTCTAGAGGGCAGGAAGTGTAAGTCCAAACCTCCATGTGGCATGCAAGATGTTCCACTGTCTGACCTCTTCAGAGTTTTAATGTTGTCTGTCTCTACTCTGCATAAAGCCTTGTTCCAGCTAGTGATCAGCTCACCGTGTCCCTCACTGCTGCTCCATCCTCCCTCATCACCCACACATTTCCTAAAACACAGATATGCATGGTTTTAGAGCCCTTGATATTTCACACTATGAAGAACATACAGGTCTTCACAGCATGGTCCTTTCTATCTTTCTAGCCTCTTCTTTTCTCCCCAGCCTAACTATGAGTGACTAACTGCCCCCTCTGGGAACAGAACACATTACCAATATGCTACCCTCCGTGCATCTGGTTTAATCGTGGTTAGAAACATGGGTTCCCTGCTAGGTTATAAATGCCTTGAGGACATGGTTAATGTTTTGTTCATCTTTATATCACTAGTCTAGCATCAGATCTGGCATAAAGTGGATTTCAGTGACTGGTGGTTGAAGGCTGTACTGGGTGCATAGTTGATGGATGGGTGCATGTCCTGTCTCCCACTAGACTTGAAGACTTCCTTCAAGTCTATGCTGTGCTGCATCTTTGCTGCTTCCAGCAGAAGGCTTTCAGTCAATGTCAGAACCACCCACATCTCCTCCATCTCACTCAGTACCTGCTCTGATCACGTATGCTCAGGGAGTACAGACGAAAGCACAGACCCATGGATATGGTTAATTTCGACATTGTTTCAtgattcttctttctctgtctctcttccttccctcctgttCCTCAATGCTTCCCTCTGGTTGCACTACTCCCCACTGCCTTTTGTCCCTTCCCTATCACTTGTCCTTTCTCCAGTCAGTGTCTGCTTCCCTGTATGTGTGGAAGTGCCCTCAGAGACAGAGGCTGTCCAGGGCACCCCCATGAAGCTGCGATGCATCTCCTGCATGAAGAGGGAAGAGGTGGAGGCTACCACAGTGGTGGAATGGTTCTACAGGCCTGAGGGCGGTAAAGATTTCCTTGTATGTCAGACTGCTGTCTCTGGCCTTTCTTTTGCTGGCCTATCTGTTGTGTGCCTGGCTCCTGATAGTCTGGGGGATGACACTCTGACACACACTGGGTTCTTCTCTTCTAAGTACTGATAGCTCCTCAGGAGATAACTGACAGCCTTAATTTATCCCAGCTTCTATGCAAGGCAGAAAACTTGGCCAGGCAGCCCTGGTTATAAGTAGGGGAAAGTGGACAAAGAAGTAAACCCTATTTAGAGCCCATTTTGGGTTAGGCACCCCACTAGGCCTCTTGGAGGTGTGTTCATTTCATCTTCCAAACCATCCTGTGAGCTGGATTAAGTTGATAGAGAAATTGAAAGACCACAAAGCATCATTATATGAAATAACAGAGATTAGCTCCTTAACTCTCATAATCCCAGTGAATAAGAATGACAGGAATGACTAAAGTGAATATTCAACTGGTACAGTCACCCCTACAGGTGAACTATTTAGCTAGTTCTATAATGGAGTCTTGCTGTGCCATGTATCCCAAGTGTTCATGCCACCATCCATCCCACTAGGAAGCCCCAGATCTCCCCATGATCTAGAAACTAAGGGATGTACTCCCAGCAAAGCAGGGGGCCTTCCAGACTCTGTACCTGTGCCATAGTCAATGTCAGTGCTCAGTGGTTTGTGCCAGTGCTGATGTGGTTGTTATGTATTTAGACTATCACCTTGCAGGTGGCCAGTGCTGATACTGACTCTGGAGCCAGGTTGCCTGGGTTTAGTTCTTTACTTTGTGTCCTTAGACACGCTGCTCAACTTCTTGGTGCTtctacttcttccttttaaaatggaGGCTATCAACACCAGCTACCTTATAGGGTTGTCACCAGGACTCATGAACTTAATGCATTTGCAATAGTTCCTAGACcgagtgtggtagtacacacttgtaatcccagcggGAGGAccttaagttcaaggccagcctatgctacatagcaagaccctgactcataaaacaaaaaatagttcctggaataTATTAAGCACTATATTAGATTTgctagagaaaagataaaaatttgtatatatacatatatatcatatgtatGTTATAAGTacaaatatatgtacacacatgcatgtacaacatacatatacagagagagaagtgaagaaaatgaagcTAAAATAGGTTAAGACAGTAAGTGGCCTTAGTTTTGAGCAGATCCAAGGCCATTTGACTGACTCACCTTGCCTTCCCGAGAGCACGTTTCTCCTCTACATATAAAGACACTTACAAGGACAACGGCAAGGTGAAACTGACTTTCACCTGCTCTTCTTTCTAGCATTTTCTAGAGCTGAGCTCATTTCTAACTCTAGGTTCTATGTACCATTTTGGTGCAGTTTGGCTCCAGTCAGGTGCCAAGTTGGGGACCAGCAGAGACTTCCCAGAGCCTGGCTCAGGCTTGATAGTGATGAATCAGTGAAGCAGCAGCTGAGGCTGATATCCAGTCTGCAGCAGGCTGGAGGTCTTGGCCAGATGTGAATGTGGGCCTCAAGCTTGGTCATGTGCCAGCTGCCTACATTTCCACATCTGCCTAAGACGAGGAGAAGGTACAACTGAGGAAACAAATTTCTCCTTTAATATCTAGGAATTTGAATTccagtagccacatgtggctagtggagACTAAAATGAACAGCACAGctgtagagaaaaaaaatgtgttatgTCAGAGGATGGAAGTGTTTAAGAAATTTAAGAAGTCAGATTTCAGTTCTAATTCAGCTCAGAACAAAGTCCTGGTATGGCACCTCTTAGTTGGCAGCTCTCTGCCCATTGGTCACAGTTCAGGATCCTGGATTCCCTTCCCATGGCCTGGCAAGGCTGCCCCAAAGTTCCTCAGTGGCTAATGGCTCAGAGCCAGGCTTTGAGGGCAAGGCTGTCAGATGTCTCCATTGCTAACAGAGATGTTGTTTTGGTCTCTGCACTTTGTTCCCTTACTGGCCGCCCCATGACACACCTTACTGTCTTTCCTGTGCTCCCTCTTTACCTCCTTCCAATCCCTTCTTTCTCTCAATTTCCTGCTCCTGGCCTCCTGTATTCATCAACCACCTTCTTTTATTCTCCGTCCTTCTACCTTCTTCCTGCTGCCTCTTTCCaactctccctttatcatgtctACATGTCTGACActgccttttttctgttttcactatCTTCCCTGCTCCTCTTTAACCCATTCCCCACACTCTGGGTCTCCTGGTATGACTTCCCCCTTGCTTCCCCTTCATGTAAAATTCTACTCCTTCTGTCTGCCCTGTCTCCATCCCTGCTCTCCTACCTACCTCCTCTTCTGGCTCTACCTGCTTCTGCTCCTCTACCTGCAGATCTTTGAGTATCGCAATGGCCACCAGGAGGTGGAGAGCCCCTTCCAGGGGCGTCTGCAGTGGAACGGGAGCAAGGACCTGCAGGATGTATCCATCACCGTGCTCAATGTCACTCTGAATGACTCTGGCCTCTACACCTGCAACGTGTCTCGGGAGTTTGAATTTGAGGCGCATCGGCCCTTTGTGAAGACCACACGGCTCATCCCCCTCCGAGTCACAGAGGAAGGTGAGGCTGATGGATCTCAGGGGTATACTCTTCTTCACCGGTGCAGGGTGGAGGACAGCAAGTTTCCACCTTATGTGATCTTTGGATAGTGCAAAAACCCATGCCTTTCTTAAGCGGCCAGTTTCTTGCAAACTGTCTGACCAGCTTGCCTTTCTGACTCTCCTCAAAGAGAGAGGCTTGGAGAAGATAGCAGGATGACATCTTCCTGGTCCCCAGAGAAAAAGGACAGCCTCCATGAGGCCTAGATAATGATGCAGAGATGCCTTTTTCTCTGGTCTTTGTTATATTCTTAACTCAGTGACCCAGAAAAATCTTACAGTGTTATCTAGAAATTTTCTCCCTTCCTGTTTGTAAGCAACATACACCTTAAAACCAGTGGTCTTAAAATTCAGCAAACCTCAAAGTCTCCTGCAGGgttttagaaaaaatttttggttttactggagtttgagctcagggctttgcacttgataggcaagtgctctaccacttgaaccatgccccagccctttttgctatagcttatttttcagatagaatctcattttTGTGCAGGGTCAGCTGTatgctgtgatcttcctacctcagcttcccatgtTAACTGGGATtgtaagtgtgcaccaccacacccaacttattttttgagaaaggatttcactgacttttttccaggctggcctgtaaacatgattctcccatctctgcctccttggaATCACAGACACAAGTCACCACACTCTGCCCTTCCTGCAGCACTTTTCAGAACACATGTTTTCTGATTCTATAAAATTTTTACTGTGTAACAAGTAGCCAGGGAATGTTATCTTTCTGGGACCCCCATTTTGAGAACCACTCTTTGAACCAAAATTAGATGAGTTTTTTTGTCATACAACCCATTTCGGGCATCTCTTTCCACATATTCATTCTCAGCTGGGAGAAGGGGACAAATTGATAACTCTCTAGTTTCTAACATCCGCAGACTGCTTCAGTTTGTTCCTTTTGAGTGGAAAGTCCTCCCAATTACCTAACTCGGATGTTTTTCTTGCAATTTCATTCCAGAATCTTGGAGGAATTTCAAGGGTCCTCACATTCTACTTTTGTGCTGTAGTCAATAGGCTTAGAGAATTGTGGCTCACAGCTCTTTGAAAACATTCTTCACATGTCAGAATGTGATACATGCATCTCCCTTTGTGTTTTTTATCCAGGCTAAACCACCATGCCACTTCATTTAGCCTTTTTCAGACTCTATTTCCACCATGTTCTTAACATTATAGCTGCCCTCAAATGCAGGATGGTGAGCAGCCAATGGTGTGGGGCATGAATGACGAGGTCAAATTAAAGACAGAGCTCTTCCTAGAGAAGGGATTCAGGAATCCTAACTTCCAGGATacacaactgatttttttttttttaatgtcaccatgataaaaataatgatgtGAAGATTATTGAGGCTTGGGCATGAATGGCAGAGAGACACTATGAGGAAAGTGGAAGGTGGGTCTATTTTGAAAGTGCGTAACACTCAGGCCACCTGAATCAAGGCCagatgagtcacttcctctttctgaGCCCTGCACCTCTAGTAAGAAACACAGGGGTTGGATGGGAAGCTCTCTGGGGCATGCATCTCTTCAAAAGTTCCAttacttgcttctgtttatgcCCTTTCCTCCCTGGGGAAGGTAGTCTTGCGCCCTCTCCTGTTCACCATCACAAACTGTTGGCTGGTGCCTGCCAGACTCCAGGAAGGTGCCCAGctgtctcctcctcctgctctctcAGCCTGTTTTCTCCAGAGACCCTTGGGGGGCACAACTGGTGGAGAATTGTGGCAAAGCTGAGCTCACCCGCCTCTTGGGCACCAGAGCAAGCATcataagaagagaaggaaaaacaaagttgTTATTAAAACCCATAGCAGAGCCACCATGGAGATGATAGGGCTGGAAAGAAGCTTGGGTAGTTTTTaatctaggcaggctctcttgaGACCACACTTGGAGGAGTAAGATCAGTAAGCTTGGGGTAAGATCTGCATGTGTAATATGAACTATCTCCCCCCTGGGTAGTTGGAGGGTGCAGGTCTGGTGGCCATTTTTTGTGACTGGGAGAACAGAGCTCCACAACAGGAAGAGACTTGCCTAGAGATATGAAGTGGCAGGAGAAGCAGGACTAAAACCCAAATCTTTTGCTCGTCAAGTCATCTCTTTCCTTACCCATTGCGTATCTTCCTTCTACCACCATCTCTACCATGTgccactttttgtttttcttctgttccttgtTGCCTCTGTGATCCCTTGGAAGCCCTCCCCGCTCACTGCCTTCATGTTACTCAGAAGTACACACTCCATTGTGACACATgcctcatttccttctttctgtggtTCCAGAGAACATGCCTGGTTTTCTTTGTTCAAGCTGGATTTTTCCTGGCTCTAGACAGAAATCTGAGGCCTCTTCACCTGAAGGGGACTAGAAATACTGAAAAGTTTCCTGTATTACCTTTTCCTGTTTACTGCATCTAAAAGGCGATAGCATGCTTTTAGCCAAATTATCACACCAGTGTTTCAGGCCCATGAGAAGATGGTTGTGGCATGTGGCATTCTTATATATTTCAAGCTGCATCTATGACCTCTAGGTCCAGTTAAGAAAGTTTGGACCGCTTCTCTGAGCTGAAGGTTATGGCTGAAGATCATTGCTGTATTTTTAACAAGCAAAGTCTTAAGGATGACTTGGGTCCTTTACTAAGTGCAGACTATGAATCTAATTTGCTGGTGGGAACTGTCAAGGGAACTGGTGGCTAACAACCTTCCTTCCTCTaggaaggaatatatatatactatCAGGACATTTGCATATAtcatgttttgttgtttttgttgctcaTGAAGCAAACATCAATACTTATTTATAGTCATTCATTCAATACATGCTTATCGAGTACCTCAAATATTCCAGGAAGACACAGAAGGCtgataattaagaaataaatatgtttttgATAAGTACGAAGTGAGTAGAAAAGATGGAAACATATCACAGTTCAACCTAAGAATGGTTGTAACAGATGGATGAAAAATGTGCATGAGCAAGGATGGAATTACACTGCATGAGAAGCTGAGGAAAGTTTCATAATAGAGGGGATCTCAGTGATGTCTATGAGAACTCTTGTGagaatgaaaagcaggagaagTTTCTGGGACAGAGGAAGCAGTGGGTGGGACATACAAttcaggaagggagaagggacagAAGAAACACCCAGAGAGTCTAAAATACCACTGTATGTGTACAGAGAAGTTCTCTGGTCAACCAAATAGAACAGATGGATTGTGAAGGACCATGTATATCATATCAGCAGAGTTTGGGCTTCATCCTGGG
This window harbors:
- the Scn3b gene encoding sodium channel regulatory subunit beta-3 isoform X1, which gives rise to MTSLLERDLALLFPELKHWKPPLKKMPAFNRLLPLLSLVLIYWVSVCFPVCVEVPSETEAVQGTPMKLRCISCMKREEVEATTVVEWFYRPEGGKDFLIFEYRNGHQEVESPFQGRLQWNGSKDLQDVSITVLNVTLNDSGLYTCNVSREFEFEAHRPFVKTTRLIPLRVTEEAGEDFTSVVSEIMMYILLVFLTLWLLIEMIYCYRKVSKAEEAAQESASDYLAIPSENKENSAVPVEE
- the Scn3b gene encoding sodium channel regulatory subunit beta-3 isoform X3: MTSLLERDLALLFPELKHWKPPLKKMPAFNRLLPLLSLVLIYWVSVCFPVCVEVPSETEAVQGTPMKLRCISCMKREEVEATTVVEWFYRPEGGKDFLIFEYRNGHQEVESPFQGRLQWNGSKDLQDVSITVLNVTLNDSGLYTCNVSREFEFEAHRPFVKTTRLIPLRVTEEAGEDFTSVVSEIMMYILLVFLTLWLLIEMIYCYRKVSKAEEAAQESA
- the Scn3b gene encoding sodium channel regulatory subunit beta-3 isoform X4; translated protein: MPAFNRLLPLLSLVLIYWVSVCFPVCVEVPSETEAVQGTPMKLRCISCMKREEVEATTVVEWFYRPEGGKDFLIFEYRNGHQEVESPFQGRLQWNGSKDLQDVSITVLNVTLNDSGLYTCNVSREFEFEAHRPFVKTTRLIPLRVTEEAGEDFTSVVSEIMMYILLVFLTLWLLIEMIYCYRKVSKAEEAAQESASDYLAIPSENKENSAVPVEE
- the Scn3b gene encoding sodium channel regulatory subunit beta-3 isoform X2 — protein: MTSLLERDLALLFPELKHWKPPLKKMPAFNRLLPLLSLVLIYWVSVCFPVCVEVPSETEAVQGTPMKLRCISCMKREEVEATTVVEWFYRPEGGKDFLIFEYRNGHQEVESPFQGRLQWNGSKDLQDVSITVLNVTLNDSGLYTCNVSREFEFEAHRPFVKTTRLIPLRVTEEAGEDFTSVVSEIMMYILLVFLTLWLLIEMIYCYRKVSKAEEAAQESALAI